A region from the Diorhabda sublineata isolate icDioSubl1.1 chromosome X, icDioSubl1.1, whole genome shotgun sequence genome encodes:
- the LOC130450702 gene encoding tyrosine-protein phosphatase 69D isoform X4, with the protein MICQAHYPYVLLLFYLFLTYRIVRSNPLDEEDKDLNITVEVLKHELPNQLPLGDNITIICKTKWMSSIIMWTFNDKNVSEQAGFKLEMESENINKESGNKFEVSILHIIGIDFNHVGSYKCHAILKRNESDVDLDFRQIFLNVTLPSEIVQISKPTYTKMHETVEIYSVVQGYPIEEIKWLKDNEPLTDFKWDIKDINITHKNTTLKFDVSKKDNGTYTCVVTTPTSQARNSTDVLVLDKPQITLDFIKPIGINKIYFNWTVNDGNSPNNLTYTIKYKSEDDKEWIYYQTMINASSTSLVLTVRNTSGTPNKNSSYTVKIMAANSQGESMYSTSNLVQLLDEEPIVVPQVTVIGVTSSSITIKWTPPPNKFKDHIHYYQLILKTYNTSEKFEAVQPAIKDYIYMFSDLTSATTYTFQVAACSDYSKECGPFSKIVNGTTMDGIAGPPSNASIECRFDNISHTNFVSVSWQPPTHPHGTIMSYSVTLEGSAVFINDQGQFENITWGPKSTSIQEITLNTRFYNVSANTNYTVRISGVTRLRKNGIPVTLNCTMPPTLPDKQKLARLHWKKMEEQGKWIFKLFMPRVSERNGPICCYRIYLVRMESQQKLSDLANPEDLTIMSYQEAHRTPRGGAYVAEMFTSSAFHNEVFLGDEQVYNSTNSLCDKCIGLRPYNTPREDKMKNATNLVNRVRRNEILSDPLPPFDGNLDINSNYTGFVEIIVHGDYQPIFLAAYSNYLDMMNPGPEVVAAPAVGALSLIVQILCGLVVVILVLLGALCILHRYTKQAHAQAVEMITFRTSLRGRQRLVSLNPPDMCPITKSDLVSAYIEHHRDSDYGFQQEFELLPDRFSDRTTRASDTRENVYKNRYPDIKAYDQTRVKLAQVDSIAGSDYINANYVMGYKERKKFICAQGPMDTTVNEFWRMIWEQHLELILMLTNLEEYSKTKCSKYWPDKTDGDKIFGDITVTHIQENRYSDYIVRELKIMRTSNGKELEERNITQYHYLVWKDFMAPEHPNGIIKFIKRVNEAYSVEKGSILVHCSAGVGRTGTLVALDCLLNQLKEEGHVSIFNTICDLRHQRNFLVQSLKQYIFIYRALMEVAQYGDTEINANELKSTLDKLRQCDNGKTKCKLEEEFENIINAFEDRKSCSVASGEENREKNRCDSIIPYDRNRVILTPLTGKEHSTYINASFIEGYDNSESFIITQDPIEGTINDFWRMVSEQGISVIVMISELGEGKCPRYWPEEEAHYDHIHVRYIQAESCPYYTRREMIIRSRDGEDQKVTHLQYHGWPTVDGEVPEVTRGLIELVDFSQTVLVKNGCSPSMVVHCNLGSDRSSMFVGLSILVQQLRTERRVDVFTVTRKLRSQRQAMINSYAQYEFLHRAIVNYAELHGLCEI; encoded by the exons ATGATATGCCAAGCCCATTATCCCTATGTAttactacttttttatttatttctgacATATCGAATAGTAAGAAGTAATCCTCTag ATGAAGAAGATAAGGATTTAAATATTACTGTGGAAGTACTTAAACATGAATTACCGAATCAGTTGCCATTGGGTGacaatattacaattatttgtaaAACCAAATGGATGTCAAGTATAATAATGTGGACTTTTAATGACAAAAATGTGTCAGAACAAGCAGG CTTCAAATTGGAAATGGAAAGTGAGAACATTAACAAGGAATCTGGTAACAAATTTGAAGTATCCATTTTACACATTATAGGGATCGATTTTAACCATGTAGGCAGTTATAAATGCCAtgctattttaaaaagaaatgaaagtgATGTTGACCTAGACTTTCGTCAAATTTTCCTGAATGTAACATTACCTTCTGAAATAGTACAAATATCAAAACCTACCTATACAAAGATGCATGAAACAGTAGAAATATACAGTGTAGTACAAGGATACCCTATTGAAGAAATCAAATGGCTGAAAGATAATGAACCCTTAACAGATTTCAAATGGGACATTAAAGATATCAATATTACACATAAAAATACAACATTGAAATTTGATGTTTCTAAAAAAGATAATGGAACTTACACTTGTGTAGTAACTACACCAACCTCACAAGCTAGAAATTCTACAGATGTTTTGGTCCTTGACAAACCACAAATAACTCTAGATTTTATCAAACCAATTGGCATaaacaaaatctattttaaCTGGACTGTGAATGATGGCAACAGCCCAAATAATTTAacttatacaataaaatataaatctgaAGATGATAAAGAATGGATATATTATCAAACCATGATAAATGCTAGTAGCACATCTTTAGTGCTTACAGTAAGAAACACTTCTGGAACACCAAATAAAAATTCGTCTTATACTGTGAAGATTATGGCAGCTAATTCACAAGGAGAAAGTATGTACTCAACCAGCAATCTGGTGCAGCTATTAGATGAAGAACCAATAGTTGTTCCACAAGTTACTGTTATTGGAGTTACATCCAGTTCAATCACAATTAAATGGACTCCACCaccaaataaattcaaagatcATATTCACTACTATCAATTAATCCTTAAAACATACAATACTTCAGAAAAATTCGAAGCTGTCCAACCAGCCATTAAAGactatatttatatgttttctGATCTGACATCTGCCACTACTTATACTTTCCAAGTAGCAGCTTGTAGCGACTATAGCAAAGAGTGTGgaccattttcaaaaattgtgaatGGTACTACTATGGATGGTATTGCGGGTCCTCCTTCTAATGCTTCTATTGAATGCAGATTTGACAATATCAGCCACACAAATTTTGTGTCTGTATCATGGCAACCACCAACACATCCTCATGGAACCATCATGTCATACAGT gtTACTTTGGAAGGCTCTGCAGTTTTTATAAATGATCAAggtcaatttgaaaatataacatGGGGACCAAAGTCTACCAGTATCCAGGAAATTACACTAAATACCCGTTTCTATAATGTATCAGCAAATACAAACTATACAGTAAGAATATCTGGGGTGACTCGTTTGAGAAAAAATGGAATACCTGTAACATTGAATTGCACTATGCCCCCAACATTACCAGACAAACAGAAGCTTGCTAGATTACATTGGAAAAAGATGGAAGAACAAggaaaatggatttttaaattatttatgccAAGAGTTTCTGAAAGGAATGGACCGATATGTTGTTACCGAATTTATTTGGTTAGAATGGAATCACAGCAAAAATTATCCGATTTAGCTAATCCTGAAGACTTAACAATTATGTCATATCAAGAAGCTCATAGAACCCCAAGAGGAGGAGCTTATGTTGCAGAAATGTTTACGAG CTCTGCTTTTCACAACGAAGTATTCTTGGGTGATGAGCAGGTCTACAATTCAACAAATTCTCTTTGTGATAAATGTATTGGTTTACGACCTTACAATACCCCTAGagaagataaaatgaaaaatgcaacAAATTTAGTTAACAGAGTAAGAAGAAACGAAATTCTCTCCGATCCTCTGCCACCATTTGATGGAAATCTTGATATTAACAGtaattatacaggatttgtagAAATTATAG TACATGGGGACTATCAACCAATATTTCTGGCAGCATACAGCAACTATTTAGACATGATGAATCCTGGACCAGAAGTAGTTGCAGCACCAGCTGTAGGAGCTCTAAGCCTTATTGTACAAATTCTATGTGGATTGGTGGTTGTTATACTTGTGCTCTTGGGTGCATTATGTATTTTACACAGATATACAAAGCAAGCACATGCTCAAGCTGTTGAAATGATCACTTTCAGAACATCATTGAG GGGACGACAGCGATTGGTATCATTGAATCCACCTGACATGTGTCCTATCACTAAATCTGATTTGGTTTCGGCATACATCGAACATCATCGAGATTCTGACTACGGATTTCAGCAAGAATTCGAATTACTTCCTGATAGATTTTCTGACAGAACTACCAGAGCATCTGATACTAgagaaaatgtttataaaaataggTATCCCGATATAAAAGCCTATGATCAAACTAGAGTTAAGTTGGCACAAGTGGATAGTATTGCTGGTTCAGACTACATAAACGCAAACTATGTTATGGGATATAAAGAAAggaagaaatttatttgtgCACAAGGACCTATGGATACAACTGTCAACGAATTTTGGCGTATGATTTGGGAACAGCATTTAGAACTGATTCTTATGCTTACTAATCTCGAAGAATACAGCAAAACGAAATGTAGCAAATACTGGCCTGATAAGACTGATGGTGATAAAATTTTCGGAGATATAACTGTTACGCACATACAAGAAAACAGATACTCTGATTATATAGTGagggaattaaaaataatgagaacTAGCAATGGAAAAGAACTAGAAGAGAGGAATATAACCCAATATCATTACCTGGTTTGGAAGGATTTTATGGCTCCTGAGCATCCTAATGGTATCATTAAGTTCATTAAAAGGGTTAATGAAGCTTACTCTGTTGAAAAGGGTAGTATTTTGGTTCATTGTAGCGCAGGTGTTGGTAGAACTGGCACTTTGGTTGCACTGGATTGTTTACTGAACCAATTAAAAGAAGAGGGACatgtttctattttcaatactaTTTGCGATTTAAGGCACCAGAGGAACTTCTTAGTCCAATCTTTG aaacaatatattttcatctaCCGCGCTCTTATGGAAGTTGCACAATATGGTGATACAGAAATAAATGCCAACGAGTTGAAAAGTACATTGGACAAATTAAGACAGTGTGATAATGGCAAAACCAAATgtaaattagaagaagaatttgaaaatataataaatgctTTTGAAGACAGAAAGTCATGTTCTGTAGCAAGTGGggaagaaaatagagaaaaaaatagatgCGATAGTATCATTCCATATGATAGAAATAGAGTAATACTTACGCCTTTAACAGGCAAAGAACATTCCACATATATTAACGCTTCCTTTATTGAAG GGTATGATAATAGTGAATCTTTTATAATTACACAAGATCCAATTGAAGGAACAATCAATGATTTTTGGCGAATGGTTTCTGAACAAGGAATTAGTGTTATAGTTATGATTTCTGAACTTGGTGAAGGAAAATGTCCAAGATATTGGCCGGAAGAAGAAGCACATTATGATCATATTCACGTTAGATATATTCAAGCAGAAAGTTGTCCTTATTACACAAGGAGAGAAATGATCATTAGAAGTAGGGATGGAGAAGATCAGAAAGTTACTCACTTACAATATCATGGATGGCCCACTGTGGATGGAGAG GTACCTGAAGTGACAAGAGGACTTATTGAACTTGTAGACTTTTCCCAGACAGTTTTAGTGAAAAACGGTTGTTCTCCTTCAATGGTTGTTCATTGTAATTTAGGATCAGACAGAAGTTCAATGTTCGTTGGGCTCAGTATACTTGTACAACAACTCAGAACTGAAAGAAGAGTTGATGTTTTTACAGTGACAAGGAAATTAAGATCACAGAGACAAGCCATGATAAATTCATAT GCACAGTATGAATTCCTCCATCGAGCAATTGTAAATTATGCAGAACTTCACGGACTTTGTGAAATATAA
- the LOC130450702 gene encoding tyrosine-protein phosphatase 69D isoform X2: MICQAHYPYVLLLFYLFLTYRIVRSNPLDEEDKDLNITVEVLKHELPNQLPLGDNITIICKTKWMSSIIMWTFNDKNVSEQAGFKLEMESENINKESGNKFEVSILHIIGIDFNHVGSYKCHAILKRNESDVDLDFRQIFLNVTLPSEIVQISKPTYTKMHETVEIYSVVQGYPIEEIKWLKDNEPLTDFKWDIKDINITHKNTTLKFDVSKKDNGTYTCVVTTPTSQARNSTDVLVLDKPQITLDFIKPIGINKIYFNWTVNDGNSPNNLTYTIKYKSEDDKEWIYYQTMINASSTSLVLTVRNTSGTPNKNSSYTVKIMAANSQGESMYSTSNLVQLLDEEPIVVPQVTVIGVTSSSITIKWTPPPNKFKDHIHYYQLILKTYNTSEKFEAVQPAIKDYIYMFSDLTSATTYTFQVAACSDYSKECGPFSKIVNGTTMDGIAGPPSNASIECRFDNISHTNFVSVSWQPPTHPHGTIMSYSVTLEGSAVFINDQGQFENITWGPKSTSIQEITLNTRFYNVSANTNYTVRISGVTRLRKNGIPVTLNCTMPPTLPDKQKLARLHWKKMEEQGKWIFKLFMPRVSERNGPICCYRIYLVRMESQQKLSDLANPEDLTIMSYQEAHRTPRGGAYVAEMFTSSAFHNEVFLGDEQVYNSTNSLCDKCIGLRPYNTPREDKMKNATNLVNRVRRNEILSDPLPPFDGNLDINSNYTGFVEIIVHGDYQPIFLAAYSNYLDMMNPGPEVVAAPAVGALSLIVQILCGLVVVILVLLGALCILHRYTKQAHAQAVEMITFRTSLRGRQRLVSLNPPDMCPITKSDLVSAYIEHHRDSDYGFQQEFELLPDRFSDRTTRASDTRENVYKNRYPDIKAYDQTRVKLAQVDSIAGSDYINANYVMGYKERKKFICAQGPMDTTVNEFWRMIWEQHLELILMLTNLEEYSKTKCSKYWPDKTDGDKIFGDITVTHIQENRYSDYIVRELKIMRTSNGKELEERNITQYHYLVWKDFMAPEHPNGIIKFIKRVNEAYSVEKGSILVHCSAGVGRTGTLVALDCLLNQLKEEGHVSIFNTICDLRHQRNFLVQSLKQYIFIYRALMEVAQYGDTEINANELKSTLDKLRQCDNGKTKCKLEEEFENIINAFEDRKSCSVASGEENREKNRCDSIIPYDRNRVILTPLTGKEHSTYINASFIEGYDNSESFIITQDPIEGTINDFWRMVSEQGISVIVMISELGEGKCPRYWPEEEAHYDHIHVRYIQAESCPYYTRREMIIRSRDGEDQKVTHLQYHGWPTVDGENLTRLLLPPIFTINFTFLQQDASIATSFQVPEVTRGLIELVDFSQTVLVKNGCSPSMVVHCNLGSDRSSMFVGLSILVQQLRTERRVDVFTVTRKLRSQRQAMINSYAQYEFLHRAIVNYAELHGLCEI, translated from the exons ATGATATGCCAAGCCCATTATCCCTATGTAttactacttttttatttatttctgacATATCGAATAGTAAGAAGTAATCCTCTag ATGAAGAAGATAAGGATTTAAATATTACTGTGGAAGTACTTAAACATGAATTACCGAATCAGTTGCCATTGGGTGacaatattacaattatttgtaaAACCAAATGGATGTCAAGTATAATAATGTGGACTTTTAATGACAAAAATGTGTCAGAACAAGCAGG CTTCAAATTGGAAATGGAAAGTGAGAACATTAACAAGGAATCTGGTAACAAATTTGAAGTATCCATTTTACACATTATAGGGATCGATTTTAACCATGTAGGCAGTTATAAATGCCAtgctattttaaaaagaaatgaaagtgATGTTGACCTAGACTTTCGTCAAATTTTCCTGAATGTAACATTACCTTCTGAAATAGTACAAATATCAAAACCTACCTATACAAAGATGCATGAAACAGTAGAAATATACAGTGTAGTACAAGGATACCCTATTGAAGAAATCAAATGGCTGAAAGATAATGAACCCTTAACAGATTTCAAATGGGACATTAAAGATATCAATATTACACATAAAAATACAACATTGAAATTTGATGTTTCTAAAAAAGATAATGGAACTTACACTTGTGTAGTAACTACACCAACCTCACAAGCTAGAAATTCTACAGATGTTTTGGTCCTTGACAAACCACAAATAACTCTAGATTTTATCAAACCAATTGGCATaaacaaaatctattttaaCTGGACTGTGAATGATGGCAACAGCCCAAATAATTTAacttatacaataaaatataaatctgaAGATGATAAAGAATGGATATATTATCAAACCATGATAAATGCTAGTAGCACATCTTTAGTGCTTACAGTAAGAAACACTTCTGGAACACCAAATAAAAATTCGTCTTATACTGTGAAGATTATGGCAGCTAATTCACAAGGAGAAAGTATGTACTCAACCAGCAATCTGGTGCAGCTATTAGATGAAGAACCAATAGTTGTTCCACAAGTTACTGTTATTGGAGTTACATCCAGTTCAATCACAATTAAATGGACTCCACCaccaaataaattcaaagatcATATTCACTACTATCAATTAATCCTTAAAACATACAATACTTCAGAAAAATTCGAAGCTGTCCAACCAGCCATTAAAGactatatttatatgttttctGATCTGACATCTGCCACTACTTATACTTTCCAAGTAGCAGCTTGTAGCGACTATAGCAAAGAGTGTGgaccattttcaaaaattgtgaatGGTACTACTATGGATGGTATTGCGGGTCCTCCTTCTAATGCTTCTATTGAATGCAGATTTGACAATATCAGCCACACAAATTTTGTGTCTGTATCATGGCAACCACCAACACATCCTCATGGAACCATCATGTCATACAGT gtTACTTTGGAAGGCTCTGCAGTTTTTATAAATGATCAAggtcaatttgaaaatataacatGGGGACCAAAGTCTACCAGTATCCAGGAAATTACACTAAATACCCGTTTCTATAATGTATCAGCAAATACAAACTATACAGTAAGAATATCTGGGGTGACTCGTTTGAGAAAAAATGGAATACCTGTAACATTGAATTGCACTATGCCCCCAACATTACCAGACAAACAGAAGCTTGCTAGATTACATTGGAAAAAGATGGAAGAACAAggaaaatggatttttaaattatttatgccAAGAGTTTCTGAAAGGAATGGACCGATATGTTGTTACCGAATTTATTTGGTTAGAATGGAATCACAGCAAAAATTATCCGATTTAGCTAATCCTGAAGACTTAACAATTATGTCATATCAAGAAGCTCATAGAACCCCAAGAGGAGGAGCTTATGTTGCAGAAATGTTTACGAG CTCTGCTTTTCACAACGAAGTATTCTTGGGTGATGAGCAGGTCTACAATTCAACAAATTCTCTTTGTGATAAATGTATTGGTTTACGACCTTACAATACCCCTAGagaagataaaatgaaaaatgcaacAAATTTAGTTAACAGAGTAAGAAGAAACGAAATTCTCTCCGATCCTCTGCCACCATTTGATGGAAATCTTGATATTAACAGtaattatacaggatttgtagAAATTATAG TACATGGGGACTATCAACCAATATTTCTGGCAGCATACAGCAACTATTTAGACATGATGAATCCTGGACCAGAAGTAGTTGCAGCACCAGCTGTAGGAGCTCTAAGCCTTATTGTACAAATTCTATGTGGATTGGTGGTTGTTATACTTGTGCTCTTGGGTGCATTATGTATTTTACACAGATATACAAAGCAAGCACATGCTCAAGCTGTTGAAATGATCACTTTCAGAACATCATTGAG GGGACGACAGCGATTGGTATCATTGAATCCACCTGACATGTGTCCTATCACTAAATCTGATTTGGTTTCGGCATACATCGAACATCATCGAGATTCTGACTACGGATTTCAGCAAGAATTCGAATTACTTCCTGATAGATTTTCTGACAGAACTACCAGAGCATCTGATACTAgagaaaatgtttataaaaataggTATCCCGATATAAAAGCCTATGATCAAACTAGAGTTAAGTTGGCACAAGTGGATAGTATTGCTGGTTCAGACTACATAAACGCAAACTATGTTATGGGATATAAAGAAAggaagaaatttatttgtgCACAAGGACCTATGGATACAACTGTCAACGAATTTTGGCGTATGATTTGGGAACAGCATTTAGAACTGATTCTTATGCTTACTAATCTCGAAGAATACAGCAAAACGAAATGTAGCAAATACTGGCCTGATAAGACTGATGGTGATAAAATTTTCGGAGATATAACTGTTACGCACATACAAGAAAACAGATACTCTGATTATATAGTGagggaattaaaaataatgagaacTAGCAATGGAAAAGAACTAGAAGAGAGGAATATAACCCAATATCATTACCTGGTTTGGAAGGATTTTATGGCTCCTGAGCATCCTAATGGTATCATTAAGTTCATTAAAAGGGTTAATGAAGCTTACTCTGTTGAAAAGGGTAGTATTTTGGTTCATTGTAGCGCAGGTGTTGGTAGAACTGGCACTTTGGTTGCACTGGATTGTTTACTGAACCAATTAAAAGAAGAGGGACatgtttctattttcaatactaTTTGCGATTTAAGGCACCAGAGGAACTTCTTAGTCCAATCTTTG aaacaatatattttcatctaCCGCGCTCTTATGGAAGTTGCACAATATGGTGATACAGAAATAAATGCCAACGAGTTGAAAAGTACATTGGACAAATTAAGACAGTGTGATAATGGCAAAACCAAATgtaaattagaagaagaatttgaaaatataataaatgctTTTGAAGACAGAAAGTCATGTTCTGTAGCAAGTGGggaagaaaatagagaaaaaaatagatgCGATAGTATCATTCCATATGATAGAAATAGAGTAATACTTACGCCTTTAACAGGCAAAGAACATTCCACATATATTAACGCTTCCTTTATTGAAG GGTATGATAATAGTGAATCTTTTATAATTACACAAGATCCAATTGAAGGAACAATCAATGATTTTTGGCGAATGGTTTCTGAACAAGGAATTAGTGTTATAGTTATGATTTCTGAACTTGGTGAAGGAAAATGTCCAAGATATTGGCCGGAAGAAGAAGCACATTATGATCATATTCACGTTAGATATATTCAAGCAGAAAGTTGTCCTTATTACACAAGGAGAGAAATGATCATTAGAAGTAGGGATGGAGAAGATCAGAAAGTTACTCACTTACAATATCATGGATGGCCCACTGTGGATGGAGAG AACCTCACACGTCTCCTCTTGCCGCCAATTTTCACCATTAATTTCACATTCCTGCAACAGGATGCTTCCATTGCGACTTCTTTCCAGGTACCTGAAGTGACAAGAGGACTTATTGAACTTGTAGACTTTTCCCAGACAGTTTTAGTGAAAAACGGTTGTTCTCCTTCAATGGTTGTTCATTGTAATTTAGGATCAGACAGAAGTTCAATGTTCGTTGGGCTCAGTATACTTGTACAACAACTCAGAACTGAAAGAAGAGTTGATGTTTTTACAGTGACAAGGAAATTAAGATCACAGAGACAAGCCATGATAAATTCATAT GCACAGTATGAATTCCTCCATCGAGCAATTGTAAATTATGCAGAACTTCACGGACTTTGTGAAATATAA